A genome region from Syntrophaceae bacterium includes the following:
- a CDS encoding phosphate butyryltransferase → MMTSFEQIRREAKARGKKRLVVAPVTAATDLSTLSAAMADGLVFPVLVGDGKAAASWLGREKIPAARIEIIEEPDDTKALTLAIDMVKKDAAEILMRGGMGPKRFFEAILDRDKGLLKERVASVVSVFDPPGVDRVTMATDTYVNSFPSIAEKITITENVIKLAGVLGLASPKIAALSAIEQVNPAIPSTMDAAILSKMAERGQFGDVTLEGPLDIDCAVSRRAATRKGVHSPVTGQGDIYLMPNVEAGFLMAELSVFIGKTPMACALMGVSRPVVLNLPFVPAENRATEIDLAVLLCGRL, encoded by the coding sequence ATGATGACGAGCTTCGAGCAGATCCGCAGGGAGGCAAAGGCAAGGGGCAAAAAGCGGCTCGTCGTCGCACCGGTCACGGCCGCGACGGACCTCTCCACCCTCTCGGCCGCCATGGCGGACGGACTGGTCTTTCCCGTTCTCGTCGGGGACGGCAAGGCCGCCGCGTCATGGCTCGGCCGGGAGAAGATCCCCGCGGCCCGCATCGAGATCATCGAGGAGCCCGACGATACGAAGGCCCTCACCCTGGCGATCGACATGGTGAAAAAGGACGCGGCGGAGATCCTCATGCGGGGGGGCATGGGCCCGAAGCGGTTCTTCGAGGCGATCCTGGACCGGGACAAGGGGCTGCTGAAGGAACGGGTGGCAAGCGTGGTCTCCGTCTTCGACCCCCCGGGGGTGGACCGGGTGACCATGGCAACGGACACCTACGTGAACAGCTTCCCCTCGATCGCCGAGAAGATCACCATCACGGAAAACGTCATCAAGCTCGCCGGCGTGCTGGGGCTTGCCTCGCCGAAGATCGCGGCGCTCTCCGCCATCGAGCAGGTCAACCCCGCCATCCCCTCCACGATGGACGCGGCGATCCTCTCGAAGATGGCCGAGCGCGGGCAGTTTGGCGACGTCACCCTCGAGGGGCCGCTGGACATCGACTGCGCCGTGAGCCGCAGGGCAGCCACCCGCAAGGGGGTGCACAGCCCCGTGACGGGGCAGGGCGACATCTACCTCATGCCCAACGTCGAGGCGGGGTTCCTCATGGCCGAGCTCTCCGTCTTCATCGGCAAGACCCCCATGGCCTGCGCCCTCATGGGGGTGAGCCGGCCCGTCGTGCTGAACCTGCCCTTCGTTCCGGCGGAAAACCGCGCGACGGAAATCGATCTTGCCGTCCTTCTCTGCGGGAGGTTGTAG
- a CDS encoding acyl-CoA dehydrogenase — translation MDFRLTEEQELIRKNIREFAEKHIEPIAAEIDENSRHPAELFRKLGQGGWMGIPLPAEYGGAGADFVTHTLVVEEVARACSSTGFTVSFHAGIIGTTLALNATPGQKERYLVPLARGEHMGAFMLTEPQAGTDVMAVTTTAVRDGDAYVIDGTKTFVSNGPLADTYILFCWTDRSAGRRGMSAFIVPKGTPGLVPGRHFDKMGMRSSQTSEVVFKQCRVPAENLLGKEGAGLPMAMTGFDHGRIGIAAQAVGMLQAALDESIRYAKERVQFGNPIARHQAVAFMIADMATDLAAARLLARHAASLKDQGQPFGREAAMAKLFATERAMHHTVKAVQIHGGSGYIKGAKVERLMRDAKIAEIYEGTSEAQRMVISASVLR, via the coding sequence ATGGATTTCAGGCTGACCGAGGAACAGGAACTCATCCGAAAGAACATCCGCGAGTTTGCCGAGAAGCACATCGAGCCCATCGCCGCCGAGATTGACGAGAACAGCCGCCACCCGGCCGAGCTGTTCCGCAAGCTCGGGCAGGGGGGCTGGATGGGGATTCCCCTGCCCGCCGAGTACGGCGGCGCCGGCGCCGACTTCGTGACCCACACCCTCGTCGTGGAAGAGGTCGCCCGGGCCTGCTCCTCCACGGGGTTCACCGTGTCGTTCCACGCCGGCATCATCGGCACGACGCTGGCCCTCAACGCAACGCCGGGGCAGAAGGAAAGATACCTCGTCCCCCTGGCCAGGGGCGAGCACATGGGGGCCTTCATGCTGACGGAGCCCCAGGCCGGCACCGACGTCATGGCCGTCACGACGACCGCCGTCCGCGACGGGGATGCCTACGTGATCGACGGCACGAAGACCTTCGTCTCCAACGGTCCTCTCGCCGACACGTACATCTTGTTCTGCTGGACCGACCGATCGGCGGGGCGCAGGGGCATGAGCGCCTTCATCGTCCCGAAAGGAACGCCGGGACTTGTGCCGGGCAGGCACTTCGACAAGATGGGGATGCGCTCGTCCCAGACCTCGGAGGTCGTTTTCAAACAGTGCCGCGTTCCCGCGGAGAACCTGCTGGGGAAAGAGGGCGCGGGACTCCCCATGGCCATGACGGGGTTCGACCACGGCCGCATCGGGATCGCCGCCCAGGCCGTCGGCATGCTCCAGGCGGCCCTGGACGAATCCATCCGGTACGCGAAGGAGAGGGTGCAGTTCGGAAACCCCATCGCGCGCCACCAGGCGGTGGCCTTCATGATCGCCGACATGGCAACGGATCTGGCCGCCGCGCGGCTCCTGGCCCGGCATGCCGCTTCGCTGAAGGACCAAGGGCAGCCCTTCGGCCGGGAAGCGGCAATGGCAAAGCTCTTCGCGACGGAGAGGGCCATGCACCACACCGTCAAGGCGGTGCAGATCCACGGCGGCTCCGGTTACATCAAGGGTGCAAAGGTGGAGCGGCTCATGCGCGACGCCAAGATCGCCGAGATCTACGAGGGCACCTCCGAGGCCCAGCGGATGGTCATCTCGGCAAGCGTGCTGCGCTGA
- a CDS encoding flavodoxin family protein: protein MIKVLGIHSSPIRNGNTAWLLDYALREAEKAGEVTAESVAIAGLSIADCRHCNWCMTKQTPERLCSIADDASPILAKIRDCDVLILASPVYFSRLSGTMACLIDRTRCFTFGKCGHLALRGKVGAALAVGWCRNLGMETTLVSLHGAFLVHEMQAPSCHAAGAMYGVGVVSGQRDESFAYRRDKLGVKYDREGLHATGLYMREVIRAAGGRLGG, encoded by the coding sequence GTGATAAAGGTCCTGGGAATCCACTCGAGCCCGATCAGGAACGGCAACACGGCCTGGCTTCTCGACTATGCCCTGCGGGAGGCCGAGAAAGCCGGCGAGGTCACGGCGGAATCGGTTGCAATCGCCGGCCTGTCCATCGCCGACTGCAGGCACTGCAACTGGTGCATGACGAAGCAGACGCCGGAGAGGCTCTGCTCGATTGCGGATGACGCCTCGCCCATCCTGGCGAAGATCCGCGACTGCGACGTCCTCATTCTTGCCTCGCCGGTTTACTTTTCCAGGCTCTCCGGCACGATGGCCTGCCTCATCGACCGAACGCGATGCTTCACCTTCGGCAAATGCGGGCACCTCGCCCTGAGAGGAAAGGTCGGTGCGGCCCTGGCCGTCGGCTGGTGCCGGAACCTCGGCATGGAAACGACGCTGGTGAGCCTCCACGGGGCGTTCCTCGTCCACGAGATGCAGGCGCCTTCCTGTCATGCCGCGGGGGCCATGTACGGTGTGGGCGTCGTCTCGGGGCAGAGGGACGAGAGCTTTGCCTACAGGAGGGATAAGCTCGGCGTGAAGTACGATCGGGAAGGGCTCCACGCGACGGGCCTGTACATGCGCGAGGTGATCCGGGCGGCGGGGGGCCGTCTGGGGGGATAA
- a CDS encoding phosphate butyryltransferase, with amino-acid sequence MIRSFADMDRLASEKGPKRLVVLAPEDEEFMLAVRDSASMGYTRPVLIGDREKMERLADQVQYDISGAEKIYEKNRQTIADLGIRMLFSGEVDIAGKGQIPTAYIYRAIIREESKVGKGKVVSVISMWDIEGLEHLTCFTDTGVNITPDYRAKAEIVRNAVFFFHLLGYPKPKICVLSGKRELNGDIPSYQDFLALKKAAAAGELGACEVMEATSFIDIFSPGKADFRLGDIRIGRTDFPHIMLVPNLATGNILVKLDFALKNVRRRSLVMSSRGPVIIPSRSDFRDSILGEIAAGVTVAEQIKGGGAS; translated from the coding sequence ATGATCCGATCCTTTGCCGACATGGACAGGCTGGCGTCCGAGAAGGGGCCGAAACGGCTCGTGGTGCTGGCCCCCGAGGACGAGGAGTTCATGCTGGCCGTCCGCGACAGCGCCTCGATGGGATACACCCGGCCGGTGCTCATCGGCGACCGCGAGAAGATGGAGCGGCTGGCCGACCAGGTGCAGTACGACATCAGCGGGGCGGAGAAGATCTACGAGAAGAACCGCCAGACCATCGCCGACCTCGGCATCCGCATGCTCTTCTCCGGCGAGGTGGACATCGCCGGAAAGGGCCAGATCCCCACGGCCTATATCTACCGCGCCATCATCCGCGAAGAGTCGAAGGTAGGCAAGGGCAAGGTCGTCAGCGTCATCTCGATGTGGGACATCGAGGGCCTCGAGCACCTCACCTGCTTCACCGACACGGGCGTGAACATCACGCCCGACTACCGGGCCAAGGCCGAGATCGTCCGCAATGCCGTCTTTTTCTTCCACCTGCTGGGCTACCCGAAGCCGAAGATCTGCGTGCTCTCGGGCAAGCGGGAGCTCAACGGCGACATCCCCTCGTACCAGGACTTCCTGGCCCTCAAGAAGGCGGCCGCCGCGGGCGAGCTGGGCGCCTGCGAGGTGATGGAGGCCACGTCCTTCATCGACATCTTCTCGCCCGGCAAGGCGGATTTCCGCCTGGGCGACATCCGGATCGGCAGGACGGACTTCCCGCACATCATGCTCGTCCCGAACCTCGCCACGGGCAACATCCTCGTGAAGCTCGACTTCGCCCTGAAGAACGTCCGTCGGCGCTCCCTCGTGATGAGCTCCCGGGGCCCCGTCATCATCCCCTCGCGGTCGGACTTCCGCGATTCCATCCTCGGCGAGATCGCCGCCGGGGTCACCGTGGCCGAACAGATCAAGGGAGGTGGGGCATCATGA